A window from Photobacterium atrarenae encodes these proteins:
- a CDS encoding YaeQ family protein → MALKATIYKAQFNVADLDRHVYIDQSHTLACHPSETIQRLMLRLLAWGLNADEALQFTKGLSDTDEPDLWRRNLMDEIEQWIELGLPDEKRVRRASHRSQQVIIYAYGDQAASVWWQQMKSKVAQFDNVSVVFIADAALTELEAMVERTMQLQLTIEGEQAWLSAAAGSCHVVPEWWHRGK, encoded by the coding sequence ATGGCACTGAAAGCCACAATCTATAAAGCCCAGTTCAATGTTGCAGATCTGGACCGTCATGTTTATATCGACCAGTCCCATACACTGGCGTGTCATCCGTCTGAGACGATTCAGCGGCTGATGTTGCGTTTGCTGGCCTGGGGACTGAACGCCGACGAAGCGTTGCAGTTTACCAAAGGCCTGTCTGATACCGATGAGCCGGATTTGTGGCGCCGTAACCTCATGGATGAAATTGAGCAATGGATTGAACTGGGGCTGCCGGATGAAAAGCGGGTTCGCCGCGCGTCGCATCGCTCGCAACAAGTGATCATTTATGCCTACGGCGATCAAGCCGCCTCGGTGTGGTGGCAGCAGATGAAAAGCAAGGTAGCGCAATTTGACAATGTCTCCGTCGTATTTATCGCTGATGCTGCGCTGACGGAGCTGGAAGCGATGGTGGAGCGGACGATGCAGCTTCAACTGACCATCGAAGGGGAGCAAGCCTGGCTCAGTGCGGCTGCCGGAAGCTGTCATGTTGTCCCTGAGTGGTGGCACCGCGGAAAGTAG
- a CDS encoding YdcF family protein codes for MTTPVHTQAQIVWDYHLLNHPLEKGDCLLVLCSNDIRVAEYAAQLFLEGYAPFILFSGGVGPLTEDLFERSEAEAFAQIAADMGVPEHCILIEPQSTNTGENIQFSRALLEEKGLDPDRMIVVQKPFMERRSYATMMRLWPDKSVVVTSPPLSFDDYPNEQLSYSDVINVMVGDLQRLMHYALLGYAVPQDIPTHVSQAFQSLVALGFNEHLLESDPL; via the coding sequence ATGACCACGCCAGTGCACACGCAAGCTCAGATTGTATGGGACTACCATTTACTCAACCACCCGCTGGAAAAAGGCGATTGTTTGTTGGTGCTGTGCAGTAATGATATCCGAGTTGCCGAATATGCGGCTCAGTTGTTCCTGGAAGGATATGCGCCCTTTATTCTCTTCTCCGGTGGTGTCGGGCCGTTGACCGAAGATCTGTTTGAGCGCTCAGAAGCCGAAGCTTTTGCTCAAATCGCGGCCGACATGGGTGTGCCGGAGCATTGCATTCTCATCGAGCCGCAATCAACCAATACGGGCGAGAATATTCAGTTCTCTCGTGCTTTGCTGGAAGAAAAAGGGTTGGATCCGGATCGGATGATTGTGGTGCAAAAACCGTTTATGGAACGCCGTAGCTATGCCACCATGATGCGTCTCTGGCCGGATAAGTCCGTAGTGGTGACCTCGCCGCCGCTGAGTTTTGATGATTATCCGAACGAGCAGCTTTCCTATTCTGATGTGATCAATGTGATGGTCGGAGATCTGCAACGCCTGATGCACTATGCATTGCTGGGCTATGCGGTGCCTCAGGATATCCCGACCCATGTCTCACAGGCATTTCAGTCATTGGTCGCCCTTGGGTTCAATGAGCATTTACTCGAGTCTGACCCCTTATGA
- the tenA gene encoding thiaminase II, whose translation MNHQDLINACQQDWQDYTEHPFVQQLANGELNKHAYLHYLKQDFLFLKHYARAFALAIFKSRTLAEMREPLPSLTALLDTEMLHHVEYCGKWGLTESDMEAEPEDFGTVSYTRYVLDTGMAGDRVDLFAALAPCAIGYAVIGQQLLNQDSTRLDGNPYRSWIELYSGDEFQAGTQETIERLDSMLAEIPLNSQRGQRLCEIFRTATRMEVAFWQQGMNAAR comes from the coding sequence ATGAATCATCAAGACCTGATCAACGCCTGCCAGCAAGACTGGCAGGATTATACCGAGCACCCATTTGTGCAACAGCTGGCCAACGGTGAGCTGAACAAGCACGCCTACCTGCACTACCTGAAACAAGACTTTCTGTTTCTCAAGCACTACGCGCGGGCGTTTGCCCTGGCGATTTTCAAGTCCCGGACGTTAGCAGAAATGCGTGAGCCGCTACCGAGCCTGACAGCCTTGCTGGATACGGAAATGCTCCACCATGTTGAGTACTGCGGCAAATGGGGCCTGACCGAATCCGATATGGAAGCCGAGCCGGAAGATTTCGGCACAGTGAGTTACACCCGGTATGTACTAGATACCGGGATGGCCGGTGATCGGGTTGATCTGTTCGCCGCACTGGCACCTTGTGCGATCGGCTACGCCGTGATTGGCCAGCAGCTGCTCAATCAGGACAGCACCCGCTTAGATGGTAACCCATACCGCAGCTGGATTGAGCTCTACAGTGGTGACGAATTCCAAGCGGGGACGCAGGAAACCATCGAGCGACTGGACAGCATGCTGGCCGAGATCCCGCTCAACAGCCAACGCGGACAAAGACTGTGTGAAATTTTCCGAACGGCAACCCGAATGGAAGTCGCATTCTGGCAACAAGGGATGAATGCCGCGCGTTAA
- a CDS encoding GIY-YIG nuclease family protein has product MKEDQSPRPCAAPERNLIANWSVYLIRTTTGQLYCGVTTDVARRFSEHQGTKKGAKYLRGKGPLTLAWAASVGEKRTAMQLEYQIKRLTKAQKESIVAQTLAWQDVMK; this is encoded by the coding sequence ATGAAAGAAGATCAGAGTCCCCGACCTTGTGCAGCACCTGAACGAAATCTGATCGCGAACTGGTCTGTCTATTTGATCCGAACCACGACGGGCCAGTTGTATTGCGGTGTGACGACAGATGTGGCGCGCCGTTTCAGTGAACATCAGGGAACCAAGAAAGGGGCGAAATATCTGCGCGGGAAAGGGCCGTTGACCCTGGCCTGGGCTGCGTCCGTGGGGGAAAAGCGAACGGCCATGCAGCTGGAATATCAAATTAAGCGCCTGACCAAAGCGCAAAAAGAGTCTATTGTGGCTCAGACTTTGGCTTGGCAGGACGTGATGAAATAA